The Cervus canadensis isolate Bull #8, Minnesota chromosome 29, ASM1932006v1, whole genome shotgun sequence genome includes a window with the following:
- the LOC122430847 gene encoding uncharacterized protein LOC122430847 isoform X8: MCSGTGSWTHRRVWVCAHNRKLESQEGCECVLRYRKLDSQEGLGVCSGTGSGITGGSGCVLTTGSWNHRRIRVCAQVQEAGITAGSGCVLTTGSWNHRRVWVCAQVQEVESQEGLRVCSGTGSGITGGVWVCAQVQEAGITGGSGCVVTTGSWNHRRVWVCAQVQEVESQEGLGVCSGTGSGITGGSGCVLRYRKLESQEGLGVWSQQAAGITGGSGCVLRYRKWNHRRVWVCAHNRKLESQEGCECVIRYRKWNHRRVWVCAHNRKLESQEGCECVLRYRKWNHRRVWVCAQVQEAGITGGSGCVLTTGSWNHRRGVSVCSGTGSGITGGSGYVLTTGSWNHRRVRVCAQVQEAGITAGSGCVLTTGSWNHRRGVSVCSGTGSWNHRRVWVCAHNRKLESQEGVSVCSGTGTGITGGSGCVLRYRKLESQEGLGVCSQQEAGITGGGGCVLTTGSWNHRRVRVCAQVQEAGITAGSGCVLTTGSWNHRRGVSVCSGTGSGITGGSGCVLTTGSWNHRRVRVCAQVQEAGITAGSGCVLTTGSWNHRRGVSVCSGTGSGITGGSGCVLTTGSWNHRRVRVCAQVQEAGITAGSGCVLTTGSWNHRRGVSVCSGTGSGITGGSGWESRCRCASAQGSSLRTWTCSWRGVSPERPLACVQGGRQRITWG, translated from the exons ATGTGCTCAGGTACAGGAAGCTGGACTCACAGGAGGGTCTGGGTGTGTGCTCACAACAGGAAGCTGGAATCACAGGaggggtgtgagtgtgtgctcaggtaCAGGAAGCTGGACTCACAGGAGGGTCTGGGTGTGTGCTCAGGTACAGGAAGTGGAATCACAGGAGGGTCTGGGTGTGTGCTCACAACAGGAAGCTGGAATCACAGGAGGATCAGGGTGTGTGCTCAGGTACAGGAAGCTGGAATCACAGCAGGGTCTGGGTGTGTGCTCACAACAGGCAGCTGGAATCACAGGAGGGTCTGGGTGTGTGCTCAGGTACAGGAAGTGGAATCACAGGAGGGTCTGC GTGTGTGCTCAGGTACAGGAAGTGGAATCACAGGAGG GGTCTGGGTGTGTGCTCAGGTACAGGAAGCTGGAATCACAGGAGGGTCTGGGTGTGTGGTCACAACAGGAAGCTGGAATCACAGGAGGGTCTGGGTGTGTGCTCAGGTACAGGAAGTGGAATCACAGGAGGGTCTGGGTGTGTGCTCAGGTACAGGAAGTGGAATCACAGGAGGGTCTGGGTGTGTGCTCAGGTACAGGAAGCTGGAATCACAGGAGGGTCTGGGTGTGTGGTCACAACAGGCAGCTGGAATCACAGGAGGGTCTGGGTGTGTGCTCAGGTACAGGAAGTGGAATCACAGGAGGGTCTGGGTGTGTGCTCACAACAGGAAGCTGGAATCACAGGaggggtgtgagtgtgtgatCAGGTACAGGAAGTGGAATCACAGGAGGGTCTGGGTGTGTGCTCACAACAGGAAGCTGGAATCACAGGaggggtgtgagtgtgtgctcag GTACAGGAAGTGGAATCACAGGAGGGTCTGGGTGTGTGCTCAGGTACAGGAAGCTGGAATCACAGGAGG GTCTGGGTGTGTGCTCACAACAGGAAGCTGGAATCACAGGaggggtgtgagtgtgtgctcaggtaCAGGAAGTGGAATCACAGGAGGGTCTGGGTATGTGCTCACAACAGGAAGCTGGAATCACAGGAGGGTCAGGGTGTGTGCTCAGGTACAGGAAGCTGGAATCACAGCAGGGTCTGGGTGTGTGCTCACAACAGGAAGCTGGAATCACAGGAGGGgcgtgagtgtgtgctcag GTACAGGAAGCTGGAATCACAGGAGGGTCTGGGTGTGTGCTCACAACAGGAAGCTGGAATCACAGgagggtgtgagtgtgtgctcaggtaCAGGAA CTGGAATCACAGGAGGGTCTGGGTGTGTGCTCAGGTACAGGAAGCTGGAATCACAGGAGGGTCTGGGTGTGTGCTCACAACAGGAAGCTGGAATCACAGGAGGGGGTGGGTGTGTGCTCACAACAGGAAGCTGGAATCACAGGAGGGTCAGGGTGTGTGCTCAGGTACAGGAAGCTGGAATCACAGCAGGGTCTGGGTGTGTGCTCACAACAGGAAGCTGGAATCACAGGaggggtgtgagtgtgtgctcaggtaCAGGAAGTGGAATCACAGGAGGGTCTGGGTGTGTGCTCACAACAGGAAGCTGGAATCACAGGAGGGTCAGGGTGTGTGCTCAGGTACAGGAAGCTGGAATCACAGCAGGGTCTGGGTGTGTGCTCACAACAGGAAGCTGGAATCACAGGaggggtgtgagtgtgtgctcaggtaCAGGAAGTGGAATCACAGGAGGGTCTGGGTGTGTGCTCACAACAGGAAGCTGGAATCACAGGAGGGTCAGGGTGTGTGCTCAGGTACAGGAAGCTGGAATCACAGCAGGGTCTGGGTGTGTGCTCACAACAGGAAGCTGGAATCACAGGaggggtgtgagtgtgtgctcaggtaCAGGAAGTGGAATCACAGGAGGGTCTGGCTGGGAGTCCAGATGCAGATGTGCTTCTGCTCAGGGCAGTTCCCTCAGGACCTGGACATGCAGTTGGAGAGGTGTTAGTCCTGAGAGGCCCTTAGCCTGTGttcagggagggaggcagagaatcACCTGGGGCTGA
- the LOC122430847 gene encoding uncharacterized protein LOC122430847 isoform X6 — MCSGTGSWTHRRVWVCAHNRKLESQEGCECVLRYRKLDSQEGLGVCSGTGSGITGGVWVCAQVQEAGITGGSGCVLNIQEAGITAGSGCVLTYRKWNHRRVWVCAHNRKLESQEGCECVIRYRKLDSQEGLGVCSGTGSGITGGSGCVLRYRKWNHRRVWVCAQVQEAGITGGSGCVVTTGSWNHRRVWVCAQVQEVESQEGLGVCSGTGSGITGGSGCVLRYRKLESQEGLGVWSQQAAGITGGSGCVLRYRKWNHRRVWVCAHNRKLESQEGCECVIRYRKWNHRRVWVCAHNRKLESQEGCECVLRYRKWNHRRVWVCAQVQEAGITGGSGCVLTTGSWNHRRGVSVCSGTGSGITGGSGYVLTTGSWNHRRVRVCAQVQEAGITAGSGCVLTTGSWNHRRGVSVCSGTGTGITGGSGCVLRYRKLESQEGLGVCSQQEAGITGGGGCVLTTGSWNHRRVRVCAQVQEAGITAGSGCVLTTGSWNHRRGVSVCSGTGSGITGGSGCVLTTGSWNHRRVRVCAQVQEAGITAGSGCVLTTGSWNHRRGVSVCSGTGSGITGGSGCVLTTGSWNHRRVRVCAQVQEAGITAGSGCVLTTGSWNHRRGVSVCSGTGSGITGGSGWESRCRCASAQGSSLRTWTCSWRGVSPERPLACVQGGRQRITWG, encoded by the exons ATGTGCTCAGGTACAGGAAGCTGGACTCACAGGAGGGTCTGGGTGTGTGCTCACAACAGGAAGCTGGAATCACAGGaggggtgtgagtgtgtgctcaggtaCAGGAAGCTGGACTCACAGGAGGGTCTGGGTGTGTGCTCAGGTACAGGAAGTGGAATCACAGGAGG GGTCTGGGTGTGTGCTCAGGTACAGGAAGCTGGAATCACAGGAGGGTCTGGGTGTGTGCTCAACATACAGGAAGCTGGAATCACAGCAGGGTCTGGGTGTGTGCTCACATACAGGAAGTGGAATCACAGGAGGGTCTGGGTGTGTGCTCACAACAGGAAGCTGGAATCACAGGaggggtgtgagtgtgtgatCAGGTACAGGAAGCTGGACTCACAGGAGGGTCTGGGTGTGTGCTCAGGTACAGGAAGTGGAATCACAGGAGGGTCTGGGTGTGTGCTCAGGTACAGGAAGTGGAATCACAGGAGGGTCTGGGTGTGTGCTCAGGTACAGGAAGCTGGAATCACAGGAGGGTCTGGGTGTGTGGTCACAACAGGAAGCTGGAATCACAGGAGGGTCTGGGTGTGTGCTCAGGTACAGGAAGTGGAATCACAGGAGGGTCTGGGTGTGTGCTCAGGTACAGGAAGTGGAATCACAGGAGGGTCTGGGTGTGTGCTCAGGTACAGGAAGCTGGAATCACAGGAGGGTCTGGGTGTGTGGTCACAACAGGCAGCTGGAATCACAGGAGGGTCTGGGTGTGTGCTCAGGTACAGGAAGTGGAATCACAGGAGGGTCTGGGTGTGTGCTCACAACAGGAAGCTGGAATCACAGGaggggtgtgagtgtgtgatCAGGTACAGGAAGTGGAATCACAGGAGGGTCTGGGTGTGTGCTCACAACAGGAAGCTGGAATCACAGGaggggtgtgagtgtgtgctcag GTACAGGAAGTGGAATCACAGGAGGGTCTGGGTGTGTGCTCAGGTACAGGAAGCTGGAATCACAGGAGG GTCTGGGTGTGTGCTCACAACAGGAAGCTGGAATCACAGGaggggtgtgagtgtgtgctcaggtaCAGGAAGTGGAATCACAGGAGGGTCTGGGTATGTGCTCACAACAGGAAGCTGGAATCACAGGAGGGTCAGGGTGTGTGCTCAGGTACAGGAAGCTGGAATCACAGCAGGGTCTGGGTGTGTGCTCACAACAGGAAGCTGGAATCACAGGAGGGgcgtgagtgtgtgctcaggtaCAGGAA CTGGAATCACAGGAGGGTCTGGGTGTGTGCTCAGGTACAGGAAGCTGGAATCACAGGAGGGTCTGGGTGTGTGCTCACAACAGGAAGCTGGAATCACAGGAGGGGGTGGGTGTGTGCTCACAACAGGAAGCTGGAATCACAGGAGGGTCAGGGTGTGTGCTCAGGTACAGGAAGCTGGAATCACAGCAGGGTCTGGGTGTGTGCTCACAACAGGAAGCTGGAATCACAGGaggggtgtgagtgtgtgctcaggtaCAGGAAGTGGAATCACAGGAGGGTCTGGGTGTGTGCTCACAACAGGAAGCTGGAATCACAGGAGGGTCAGGGTGTGTGCTCAGGTACAGGAAGCTGGAATCACAGCAGGGTCTGGGTGTGTGCTCACAACAGGAAGCTGGAATCACAGGaggggtgtgagtgtgtgctcaggtaCAGGAAGTGGAATCACAGGAGGGTCTGGGTGTGTGCTCACAACAGGAAGCTGGAATCACAGGAGGGTCAGGGTGTGTGCTCAGGTACAGGAAGCTGGAATCACAGCAGGGTCTGGGTGTGTGCTCACAACAGGAAGCTGGAATCACAGGaggggtgtgagtgtgtgctcaggtaCAGGAAGTGGAATCACAGGAGGGTCTGGCTGGGAGTCCAGATGCAGATGTGCTTCTGCTCAGGGCAGTTCCCTCAGGACCTGGACATGCAGTTGGAGAGGTGTTAGTCCTGAGAGGCCCTTAGCCTGTGttcagggagggaggcagagaatcACCTGGGGCTGA
- the LOC122430847 gene encoding uncharacterized protein LOC122430847 isoform X4: MCSGTGSWTHRRVWVCAHNRKLESQEGCECVLRYRKLDSQEGLGVCSGTGSGITGGSGCVLTTGSWNHRRIRVCAQVQEAGITAGSGCVLTTGSWNHRRVWVCAQVQEVESQEGLRVCSGTGSGITGGSGCVLRYRKWNHRRVWVCAQVQEAGITGGSGCVVTTGSWNHRRVWVCAQVQEVESQEGLGVCSGTGSGITGGSGCVLRYRKLESQEGLGVWSQQAAGITGGSGCVLRYRKWNHRRVWVCAHNRKLESQEGCECVIRYRKWNHRRVWVCAHNRKLESQEGCECVLRYRKWNHRRVWVCAQVQEAGITGGSGCVLTTGSWNHRRGVSVCSGTGSGITGGSGYVLTTGSWNHRRVRVCAQVQEAGITAGSGCVLTTGSWNHRRGVSVCSGTGSWNHRRVWVCAHNRKLESQEGVSVCSGTGTGITGGSGCVLRYRKLESQEGLGVCSQQEAGITGGGGCVLTTGSWNHRRVRVCAQVQEAGITAGSGCVLTTGSWNHRRGVSVCSGTGSGITGGSGCVLTTGSWNHRRVRVCAQVQEAGITAGSGCVLTTGSWNHRRGVSVCSGTGSGITGGSGCVLTTGSWNHRRVRVCAQVQEAGITAGSGCVLTTGSWNHRRGVSVCSGTGSGITGGSGWESRCRCASAQGSSLRTWTCSWRGVSPERPLACVQGGRQRITWG, encoded by the exons ATGTGCTCAGGTACAGGAAGCTGGACTCACAGGAGGGTCTGGGTGTGTGCTCACAACAGGAAGCTGGAATCACAGGaggggtgtgagtgtgtgctcaggtaCAGGAAGCTGGACTCACAGGAGGGTCTGGGTGTGTGCTCAGGTACAGGAAGTGGAATCACAGGAGGGTCTGGGTGTGTGCTCACAACAGGAAGCTGGAATCACAGGAGGATCAGGGTGTGTGCTCAGGTACAGGAAGCTGGAATCACAGCAGGGTCTGGGTGTGTGCTCACAACAGGCAGCTGGAATCACAGGAGGGTCTGGGTGTGTGCTCAGGTACAGGAAGTGGAATCACAGGAGGGTCTGC GTGTGTGCTCAGGTACAGGAAGTGGAATCACAGGAGGGTCTGGGTGTGTGCTCAGGTACAGGAAGTGGAATCACAGGAGGGTCTGGGTGTGTGCTCAGGTACAGGAAGCTGGAATCACAGGAGGGTCTGGGTGTGTGGTCACAACAGGAAGCTGGAATCACAGGAGGGTCTGGGTGTGTGCTCAGGTACAGGAAGTGGAATCACAGGAGGGTCTGGGTGTGTGCTCAGGTACAGGAAGTGGAATCACAGGAGGGTCTGGGTGTGTGCTCAGGTACAGGAAGCTGGAATCACAGGAGGGTCTGGGTGTGTGGTCACAACAGGCAGCTGGAATCACAGGAGGGTCTGGGTGTGTGCTCAGGTACAGGAAGTGGAATCACAGGAGGGTCTGGGTGTGTGCTCACAACAGGAAGCTGGAATCACAGGaggggtgtgagtgtgtgatCAGGTACAGGAAGTGGAATCACAGGAGGGTCTGGGTGTGTGCTCACAACAGGAAGCTGGAATCACAGGaggggtgtgagtgtgtgctcag GTACAGGAAGTGGAATCACAGGAGGGTCTGGGTGTGTGCTCAGGTACAGGAAGCTGGAATCACAGGAGG GTCTGGGTGTGTGCTCACAACAGGAAGCTGGAATCACAGGaggggtgtgagtgtgtgctcaggtaCAGGAAGTGGAATCACAGGAGGGTCTGGGTATGTGCTCACAACAGGAAGCTGGAATCACAGGAGGGTCAGGGTGTGTGCTCAGGTACAGGAAGCTGGAATCACAGCAGGGTCTGGGTGTGTGCTCACAACAGGAAGCTGGAATCACAGGAGGGgcgtgagtgtgtgctcag GTACAGGAAGCTGGAATCACAGGAGGGTCTGGGTGTGTGCTCACAACAGGAAGCTGGAATCACAGgagggtgtgagtgtgtgctcaggtaCAGGAA CTGGAATCACAGGAGGGTCTGGGTGTGTGCTCAGGTACAGGAAGCTGGAATCACAGGAGGGTCTGGGTGTGTGCTCACAACAGGAAGCTGGAATCACAGGAGGGGGTGGGTGTGTGCTCACAACAGGAAGCTGGAATCACAGGAGGGTCAGGGTGTGTGCTCAGGTACAGGAAGCTGGAATCACAGCAGGGTCTGGGTGTGTGCTCACAACAGGAAGCTGGAATCACAGGaggggtgtgagtgtgtgctcaggtaCAGGAAGTGGAATCACAGGAGGGTCTGGGTGTGTGCTCACAACAGGAAGCTGGAATCACAGGAGGGTCAGGGTGTGTGCTCAGGTACAGGAAGCTGGAATCACAGCAGGGTCTGGGTGTGTGCTCACAACAGGAAGCTGGAATCACAGGaggggtgtgagtgtgtgctcaggtaCAGGAAGTGGAATCACAGGAGGGTCTGGGTGTGTGCTCACAACAGGAAGCTGGAATCACAGGAGGGTCAGGGTGTGTGCTCAGGTACAGGAAGCTGGAATCACAGCAGGGTCTGGGTGTGTGCTCACAACAGGAAGCTGGAATCACAGGaggggtgtgagtgtgtgctcaggtaCAGGAAGTGGAATCACAGGAGGGTCTGGCTGGGAGTCCAGATGCAGATGTGCTTCTGCTCAGGGCAGTTCCCTCAGGACCTGGACATGCAGTTGGAGAGGTGTTAGTCCTGAGAGGCCCTTAGCCTGTGttcagggagggaggcagagaatcACCTGGGGCTGA
- the LOC122430847 gene encoding uncharacterized protein LOC122430847 isoform X12, with translation MCSGTGSWTHRRVWVCAHNRKLESQEGCECVLRYRKLDSQEGLGVCSGTGSGITGGVWVCAQVQEAGITGGSGCVLNIQEAGITAGSGCVLTYRKWNHRRVWVCAHNRKLESQEGCECVIRYRKLDSQEGLGVCSGTGSGITGGSGCVLRYRKWNHRRVWVCAQVQEAGITGGSGCVVTTGSWNHRRVWVCAQVQEVESQEGLGVCSGTGSGITGGSGCVLRYRKLESQEGLGVWSQQAAGITGGSGCVLRYRKWNHRRVWVCAHNRKLESQEGCECVIRYRKWNHRRVWVCAHNRKLESQEGCECVLRYRKWNHRRVWVCAQVQEAGITGGSGCVLTTGSWNHRRGVSVCSGTGSGITGGSGCVLTTGSWNHRRGVSVCSGTGSGITGGSGCVLTTGSWNHRRVWVCAQVQEAGITGGSGCVLTTGSWNHRRGVSVCSGTGSGITGGSGCVLTTGSWNHRRVRVCAQVQEAGITAGSGCVLTTGSWNHRRGVSVCSGTGSGITGGSGCVLTTGSWNHRRVRVCAQVQEAGITAGSGCVLTTGSWNHRRGVSVCSGTGSGITGGSGWESRCRCASAQGSSLRTWTCSWRGVSPERPLACVQGGRQRITWG, from the exons ATGTGCTCAGGTACAGGAAGCTGGACTCACAGGAGGGTCTGGGTGTGTGCTCACAACAGGAAGCTGGAATCACAGGaggggtgtgagtgtgtgctcaggtaCAGGAAGCTGGACTCACAGGAGGGTCTGGGTGTGTGCTCAGGTACAGGAAGTGGAATCACAGGAGG GGTCTGGGTGTGTGCTCAGGTACAGGAAGCTGGAATCACAGGAGGGTCTGGGTGTGTGCTCAACATACAGGAAGCTGGAATCACAGCAGGGTCTGGGTGTGTGCTCACATACAGGAAGTGGAATCACAGGAGGGTCTGGGTGTGTGCTCACAACAGGAAGCTGGAATCACAGGaggggtgtgagtgtgtgatCAGGTACAGGAAGCTGGACTCACAGGAGGGTCTGGGTGTGTGCTCAGGTACAGGAAGTGGAATCACAGGAGGGTCTGGGTGTGTGCTCAGGTACAGGAAGTGGAATCACAGGAGGGTCTGGGTGTGTGCTCAGGTACAGGAAGCTGGAATCACAGGAGGGTCTGGGTGTGTGGTCACAACAGGAAGCTGGAATCACAGGAGGGTCTGGGTGTGTGCTCAGGTACAGGAAGTGGAATCACAGGAGGGTCTGGGTGTGTGCTCAGGTACAGGAAGTGGAATCACAGGAGGGTCTGGGTGTGTGCTCAGGTACAGGAAGCTGGAATCACAGGAGGGTCTGGGTGTGTGGTCACAACAGGCAGCTGGAATCACAGGAGGGTCTGGGTGTGTGCTCAGGTACAGGAAGTGGAATCACAGGAGGGTCTGGGTGTGTGCTCACAACAGGAAGCTGGAATCACAGGaggggtgtgagtgtgtgatCAGGTACAGGAAGTGGAATCACAGGAGGGTCTGGGTGTGTGCTCACAACAGGAAGCTGGAATCACAGGaggggtgtgagtgtgtgctcag GTACAGGAAGTGGAATCACAGGAGGGTCTGGGTGTGTGCTCAGGTACAGGAAGCTGGAATCACAGGAGG GTCTGGGTGTGTGCTCACAACAGGAAGCTGGAATCACAGGaggggtgtgagtgtgtgctcaggtaCAGGAAGTGGAATCACAGGAGG GTCTGGGTGTGTGCTCACAACAGGAAGCTGGAATCACAGGAGGGgcgtgagtgtgtgctcag GTACAGGAAGTGGAATCACAGGAGGGTCTGGGTGTGTGCTCACAACAGGAAGCTGGAATCACAGGAGGGTCTGGGTGTGTGCTCAGGTACAGGAAGCTGGAATCACAGGAGG GTCTGGGTGTGTGCTCACAACAGGAAGCTGGAATCACAGGaggggtgtgagtgtgtgctcaggtaCAGGAAGTGGAATCACAGGAGGGTCTGGGTGTGTGCTCACAACAGGAAGCTGGAATCACAGGAGGGTCAGGGTGTGTGCTCAGGTACAGGAAGCTGGAATCACAGCAGGGTCTGGGTGTGTGCTCACAACAGGAAGCTGGAATCACAGGaggggtgtgagtgtgtgctcaggtaCAGGAAGTGGAATCACAGGAGGGTCTGGGTGTGTGCTCACAACAGGAAGCTGGAATCACAGGAGGGTCAGGGTGTGTGCTCAGGTACAGGAAGCTGGAATCACAGCAGGGTCTGGGTGTGTGCTCACAACAGGAAGCTGGAATCACAGGaggggtgtgagtgtgtgctcaggtaCAGGAAGTGGAATCACAGGAGGGTCTGGCTGGGAGTCCAGATGCAGATGTGCTTCTGCTCAGGGCAGTTCCCTCAGGACCTGGACATGCAGTTGGAGAGGTGTTAGTCCTGAGAGGCCCTTAGCCTGTGttcagggagggaggcagagaatcACCTGGGGCTGA
- the LOC122430847 gene encoding uncharacterized protein LOC122430847 isoform X10 → MCSGTGSWTHRRVWVCAHNRKLESQEGCECVLRYRKLDSQEGLGVCSGTGSGITGGVWVCAQVQEAGITGGSGCVLNIQEAGITAGSGCVLTYRKWNHRRVWVCAHNRKLESQEGCECVIRYRKLDSQEGLGVCSGTGSGITGGSGCVLRYRKWNHRRVWVCAQVQEAGITGGSGCVVTTGSWNHRRVWVCAQVQEVESQEGLGVCSGTGSGITGGSGCVLRYRKLESQEGLGVWSQQAAGITGGSGCVLRYRKWNHRRVWVCAHNRKLESQEGCECVIRYRKWNHRRVWVCAHNRKLESQEGCECVLRYRKWNHRRVWVCAQVQEAGITGGSGCVLTTGSWNHRRGVSVCSGTGSGITGGSGYVLTTGSWNHRRVRVCAQVQEAGITAGSGCVLTTGSWNHRRGVSVCSGTGSGITGGSGCVLTTGSWNHRRVWVCAQVQEAGITGGSGCVLTTGSWNHRRGVSVCSGTGSGITGGSGCVLTTGSWNHRRVRVCAQVQEAGITAGSGCVLTTGSWNHRRGVSVCSGTGSGITGGSGCVLTTGSWNHRRVRVCAQVQEAGITAGSGCVLTTGSWNHRRGVSVCSGTGSGITGGSGWESRCRCASAQGSSLRTWTCSWRGVSPERPLACVQGGRQRITWG, encoded by the exons ATGTGCTCAGGTACAGGAAGCTGGACTCACAGGAGGGTCTGGGTGTGTGCTCACAACAGGAAGCTGGAATCACAGGaggggtgtgagtgtgtgctcaggtaCAGGAAGCTGGACTCACAGGAGGGTCTGGGTGTGTGCTCAGGTACAGGAAGTGGAATCACAGGAGG GGTCTGGGTGTGTGCTCAGGTACAGGAAGCTGGAATCACAGGAGGGTCTGGGTGTGTGCTCAACATACAGGAAGCTGGAATCACAGCAGGGTCTGGGTGTGTGCTCACATACAGGAAGTGGAATCACAGGAGGGTCTGGGTGTGTGCTCACAACAGGAAGCTGGAATCACAGGaggggtgtgagtgtgtgatCAGGTACAGGAAGCTGGACTCACAGGAGGGTCTGGGTGTGTGCTCAGGTACAGGAAGTGGAATCACAGGAGGGTCTGGGTGTGTGCTCAGGTACAGGAAGTGGAATCACAGGAGGGTCTGGGTGTGTGCTCAGGTACAGGAAGCTGGAATCACAGGAGGGTCTGGGTGTGTGGTCACAACAGGAAGCTGGAATCACAGGAGGGTCTGGGTGTGTGCTCAGGTACAGGAAGTGGAATCACAGGAGGGTCTGGGTGTGTGCTCAGGTACAGGAAGTGGAATCACAGGAGGGTCTGGGTGTGTGCTCAGGTACAGGAAGCTGGAATCACAGGAGGGTCTGGGTGTGTGGTCACAACAGGCAGCTGGAATCACAGGAGGGTCTGGGTGTGTGCTCAGGTACAGGAAGTGGAATCACAGGAGGGTCTGGGTGTGTGCTCACAACAGGAAGCTGGAATCACAGGaggggtgtgagtgtgtgatCAGGTACAGGAAGTGGAATCACAGGAGGGTCTGGGTGTGTGCTCACAACAGGAAGCTGGAATCACAGGaggggtgtgagtgtgtgctcag GTACAGGAAGTGGAATCACAGGAGGGTCTGGGTGTGTGCTCAGGTACAGGAAGCTGGAATCACAGGAGG GTCTGGGTGTGTGCTCACAACAGGAAGCTGGAATCACAGGaggggtgtgagtgtgtgctcaggtaCAGGAAGTGGAATCACAGGAGGGTCTGGGTATGTGCTCACAACAGGAAGCTGGAATCACAGGAGGGTCAGGGTGTGTGCTCAGGTACAGGAAGCTGGAATCACAGCAGGGTCTGGGTGTGTGCTCACAACAGGAAGCTGGAATCACAGGAGGGgcgtgagtgtgtgctcag GTACAGGAAGTGGAATCACAGGAGGGTCTGGGTGTGTGCTCACAACAGGAAGCTGGAATCACAGGAGGGTCTGGGTGTGTGCTCAGGTACAGGAAGCTGGAATCACAGGAGG GTCTGGGTGTGTGCTCACAACAGGAAGCTGGAATCACAGGaggggtgtgagtgtgtgctcaggtaCAGGAAGTGGAATCACAGGAGGGTCTGGGTGTGTGCTCACAACAGGAAGCTGGAATCACAGGAGGGTCAGGGTGTGTGCTCAGGTACAGGAAGCTGGAATCACAGCAGGGTCTGGGTGTGTGCTCACAACAGGAAGCTGGAATCACAGGaggggtgtgagtgtgtgctcaggtaCAGGAAGTGGAATCACAGGAGGGTCTGGGTGTGTGCTCACAACAGGAAGCTGGAATCACAGGAGGGTCAGGGTGTGTGCTCAGGTACAGGAAGCTGGAATCACAGCAGGGTCTGGGTGTGTGCTCACAACAGGAAGCTGGAATCACAGGaggggtgtgagtgtgtgctcaggtaCAGGAAGTGGAATCACAGGAGGGTCTGGCTGGGAGTCCAGATGCAGATGTGCTTCTGCTCAGGGCAGTTCCCTCAGGACCTGGACATGCAGTTGGAGAGGTGTTAGTCCTGAGAGGCCCTTAGCCTGTGttcagggagggaggcagagaatcACCTGGGGCTGA